Proteins from one Rosa chinensis cultivar Old Blush chromosome 7, RchiOBHm-V2, whole genome shotgun sequence genomic window:
- the LOC112178443 gene encoding cytochrome b-c1 complex subunit 9, mitochondrial-like isoform X1 has product MASTPRRTSGGLFEGLYRVIMRCNSVYVTFIIPGAFLGEWAVDYGVHRLWEYSNIGKRYEDIPVLGQRPTDE; this is encoded by the exons ATGGCTTCAACACCTCGAAGAACCAGTGGAGGCCTCTTCGAAGGGCTCTACAGAGTCATCATGCGCTGCAACTCTGTCTACGTCACCTTCATCATCCCCGGTGCTTTCCTCGGTGAATGG GCTGTGGATTATGGAGTTCATAGGCTGTGGGAGTACAGTAACATTGGG AAACGATATGAAGACATTCCAGTTTTGGGGCAAAGGCCAACAGATGAATGA
- the LOC112178443 gene encoding cytochrome b-c1 complex subunit 9, mitochondrial-like isoform X2 — protein MVQQRSVGLWNGRWETVKIRLEIRKKRKRKRGRDLIHIAMASTPRRTSGGLFEGLYRVIMRCNSVYVTFIIPGAFLGEWAVDYGVHRLWEYSNIGKRYEDIPVLGQRPTDE, from the exons ATGGTACAACAAAGATCAG TGGGGTTATGGAATGGGAGGTGGGAGACGGTCAAGATCAGATTGGAG atcagaaagaaaaggaaaagaaaaagaggcagAGACTTGATTCATATCGCTATGGCTTCAACACCTCGAAGAACCAGTGGAGGCCTCTTCGAAGGGCTCTACAGAGTCATCATGCGCTGCAACTCTGTCTACGTCACCTTCATCATCCCCGGTGCTTTCCTCGGTGAATGG GCTGTGGATTATGGAGTTCATAGGCTGTGGGAGTACAGTAACATTGGG AAACGATATGAAGACATTCCAGTTTTGGGGCAAAGGCCAACAGATGAATGA
- the LOC112178444 gene encoding uncharacterized protein LOC112178444, translating to MQRPERLGKVDGRAPLIQFQVNNRAHSLGYYLVDGIYPRWATFLKTVRNPKRPKEIEFAKAQEGYRNDVERCFGILQSRFGIVRGAARGWHKEDLRYIMLTCIILHNMIVENERPEDSNDELESDDEEDNNMRPRIAEVWEGPTGRDFDPVCRDAHHMNGFMDRYQQIRSEHSHSNL from the coding sequence ATGCAACGACCTGAACGTCTTGGCAAAGTTGACGGTAGAGCACCTCTGATCCAATTCCAAGTTAACAACAGAGCTCACAGTCTAGGGTACTATCTCGTCGACGGTATTTATCCTCGATGGGCGACTTTCTTGAAAACTGTTCGAAATCCTAAACGCCCCAAGGAAATCGAGTTTGCAAAGGCTCAAGAGGGGTATAGGAATGATGTAGAAAGGTGTTTTGGTATATTACAGTCACGGTTTGGTATTGTTAGAGGAGCTGCTCGTGGGTGGCATAAAGAGGACCTTCGATACATTATGTTGAcgtgtattatattacacaacatgattgtCGAAAATGAACGACCTGAAGACAGCAATGATGAGTTGGAGTCCGATGATGAGGAGGATAACAATATGAGGCCCAGGATTGCTGAGGTATGGGAGGGACCAACCGGTAGAGACTTCGATCCTGTTTGTAGAGATGCTCATCATATGAACGGATTCATGGACCGCTACCAACAAATTAGATCTGAGCACAGTCACTCCAACCTTTAG
- the LOC112178445 gene encoding uncharacterized protein LOC112178445 has protein sequence MLADYFVDRPVFKDLEFRTCYRMSLNLFKRISADLCQYDRYFVQRSDATGKVGLLPEQKMTAALQMLAYGAGADQCTEYCRMTKSTSVAALQHFTRGIVDLYSTKYLCAPTAADLRRLLTKAERRGFP, from the coding sequence ATGTTGGCCGACTACTTTGTCGACCGGCCAGTGTTTAAAGATCTGGAGTTCCGAACATGTTACAGGATGAGTCTCAATCTCTTCAAGCGTATATCTGCTGACCTTTGCCAGTATGATCGTTACTTTGTTCAAAGGTCAGATGCTACCGGCAAAGTCGGACTGCTTCCGGAGCAGAAGATGACAGCTGCCTTGCAAATGCTTGCGTACGGTGCAGGGGCAGATCAATGTACTGAGTATTGTCGGATGACGAAATCCACCTCCGTCGCAGCCCTTCAGCACTTTACACGAGGAATTGTTGATCTTTACTCAACAAAATACCTCTGCGCTCCTACTGCAGCCGACCTCAGACGACTTCTTACCAAAGCTGAGAGGAGAGGTTTTCCATAA
- the LOC112180735 gene encoding uncharacterized protein LOC112180735, with protein sequence MSLSSGMRTCAKVLMSSEAPLSKSATRGFHSTGVKRMGGHGHDEPFYMHSKHMYNLDMMKHQALKMSLGVFTAFSIGVAVPVYAVIFQQKKTASG encoded by the exons ATGAGTTTGAGCAGTGGGATGAGGACCTGTGCCAAGGTCTTGATGTCTTCAGAAGCACCGTTGTCGAAATCAG CAACTAGGGGGTTCCATTCAACTGGAGTGAAGAGGATGGGTGGACATGGCCATGATGAACCATTCTACATGCATTCCAAACACATGTATAACTTGGACATGATGAAGCACCAGGCTTTGAAGATGAGCCTTGGAGTGTTCACTGCCTTCAGCATTGGTGTGGCGGTTCCGGTATATGCTGTCATATTCCAACAGAAGAAAACAGCCTCTGGTTGA